A window of Motilibacter rhizosphaerae genomic DNA:
TGCGCGGCGGCCTCCAGGACGGAGCGCGCGTCGTCCTTCCCGAGCACCGACGGGAGCGTGCGGCGCCCGCGCGGGCTCGCCAGCAGGGCCCCGGCGTCGCCGTCGGTGCGCCCGCTGCGCGCCGCCCAGCCGGTGAAGGCCCGGGCGGCCGCTGCCCGTCGCGCCAGCGTGGCGCGGGCGCAGCCGGAGGAGCGCTGACGGGCCAGCCAGCTGCGCAGCACGGCGAGGTCGACGCGGTCGAGCTCGGTGCGGCCCATGCGCCGGGCGTGCTCCAGCAGCGCGGCGACGTCCGCCGAGTACGCCCGGACGGTGTGCGCGGACAGCCCGCGCTCGAGGCGGAGGAACTCGGTGAACTCCACCCGGGCACGCGCCAGCTCGGGCGGGAGCGGCTCCTCGCGGTCCGCACTCCCGGCCGCCCGCGCAGGTGCCGTCGACGCTGCCATCGCAGCACACGGTCACCCGGGCGCTCGTGACGGTCAAGCACCGCGCCACCTCGGCGCGCGGCGTGTCGGCCAGCTCCGCCTCCCGCGCCCGTCACGTCCGCCGCCACCCCCCGCCCTCCGGCTGCACGAGCCCGCGGGCGGCGAGCGCTCCGAGCCTCCCGAGCACCTCGGGCGCCGTGAGCCCCGCGGCACCGCACAGCTCGTCGACGCGGAGCACGCCGCGCAGCGGCATCGCCTCCCACACCCGCAGCTCGTCCGGCCCGAGGGCGTCGGTGCGGCGCAGGTGCGGGTCGCTGGGGTCGGCCACGGCATCCCCGCCCAGCTGGCCGACCACGTCGAGCACCTCCTCCACGCAGGTGACGAGGACCGCGTCGCCGCGCCTCAGCTCCACGTGGCACCCGGCGGACGCCGGGCTCGTCACCGGGCCGGGCACGACCATGACCGGGCGGTGCAGCCGCCGGGCGTGGCCGACGGTGCTCCGCGCGCCGCTGCGCAGCCCCGCCTCGACGAGCAGGGTCCCCTGGCCCAGGGCCGCGAGCAGCCGGTTGCGGTCGAGGAACCGCCCCCTCGTCACCCCCGTGCCCAGGGGGTACTCGCTCACGAGGGTGCCGTGCTCCGCGACCCGCCGCAGCAGGCCCTCGTTGCCCTTCGGGTAGCTGACGTCCACCCCGCAGGCGAGGACCGCGCAGGTCGTCCCGCCCGCGAGCAGCGCCCCGCGGTGGGCGGCGGCGTCGATGCCGAAGGCCCCTCCGGACACGACCGAGCGCCCGGCCTGCGCGAGGCCGCCGGCGAGCGTGCCCGCCACGTGCTCGCCGTACGGCGTGGCCGCCCGCGCACCGACGACCGCGACGCGTGCCGGACGCGCGTCGAGGGCCGCGCCGCGGCACCACAGCGCGAGGGGGCGGTCGTCCCCGAGGTCGGCGAGCTCCGCTGGCCACTCGCCGTCCCCGGGCACGACCAGCCGGGCCCCGCTGCGCGCCGCCAGCGCGAGGTCGCGGTCGACGTCCACCCGGCCGAGCCGCTGGCGCCAGCGCTCCCGGCGCTCGCGGGCCCCCGCTCCCCCGCTCGAGTCCGGCGGCAGCGCGGCCGCGGGGTCGTCGGAGGCGATGCGCTCGAGCACCTCGCACGCGCCCCACGCCTCCACGAGCCGGACCAGCGGCGGGCAGGGGGGCTCGACGAGCCGGGTGAGGGCGGTGAGCGCCCGCCGCTCGGCCTCGGCGGCCGAGGACGGGACCGGCGGCGCCTGACGTCCTGACGATGACCAGACAGCCGGCGGACCGCTGGTCCCCGGCCCGCTCACGCGGCACGCCCCGAGGTGCCGGCGAGGCGGAGCGCGAGGGCCAGCGCGACGTCGTCCCCGCTCGGCCGGTCGCGCCCGGCGAGGTCCGCGAGCGTCCACGACACGCGCAGGGCGCGGTCGGCGCCGCGCAGGCTCAGCGCCCCCGACTCCACGGCCGACCGCACCAGCCGGTCGTCGGCCACCCGCCAGCGCGCGCGCAGCTCGCGCCCGGGCACCTCGGCGTTCGTGCGCCAGGGGGTGCCGGCGAGCCGGCCGGCGCTGCGCTCGCGCGCGGCGGTGACCCGGGCTCCGACGGCGGCCGTGCTCTCCCCGACGTCCAGCGCGCCCAGCGGGGGCACGACGTCGACGCGCAGGTCCACCCGGTCGAGCAGCGGCCCTGACAGCCGGGCGGCGTAGCGCCGCCGGGCCAGCGAGGAGCAGGTGCACTCCAGCGCGCGCCCGGTCGCGAGGCCGCAGGGGCAGGGGTTCGAGGCGAGGACGAGCGTGCAGCGCGCCGGGTAGCGGGCGGTGCCGGCGGCCCTGGCGAGGACCACGCGACCGGACTCGAGGGGTTGGCGCAGGGCGTCGAGCACCGGAGCGGCGAACTCCGGCGCCTCGTCGAGGAACAGCACACCGCGGTGGGCCAGCGACACCGCTCCGGGCCGGGGCACGCCGCTCCCTCCCCCGACGACGGCCGCGGTCGACGCGCTGTGGTGCGGGGCCTGGAACGGAGGACGGGTCACGAGCGGGACGTCGGGGTCCAGGATGCCCGCGAGGCTGTGCAGGGCCGTGACCTCCAGCGCCTGCTCGGTCGAGAGTTCGGGCAGCAGCCCGGGGAGGCGCTCCGCGAGCATGGTCTTGCCGGTGCCGGGCGGTCCGGTCAGGTGCAGGGCGTGGCCGCCCGCGGCGGCGACCTCGAGGGCGTGCCGCGCCTGGTGCTGCCCGAGCACGTCGGCCAGGTCGGGCGGCGGTCCCGCCGGGGCCGGCTCCCCTCCCCCCGCGCGGACGGGCGGGTCCGGCTCCTCCGGCAGCGGCTCGTGCCGCAGCAGCGCGGTGACCTGGCGCAGCGAGCGCAGCCCCCGCACGCTCACGCCGGGGACCAGGGCGGCCTCCGCGGCGTTGCCCTCGGCGCAGACGACGCGCGTCACGCCGGAGCGCGCGGCCGCCGCCACGGCGGGGAGGACGCCCCGCACGGGGTGCAGCCTGCCGTCCAGGCCCAGCTCGGCGAGCAGCACGGTCCGCTCGAGCAGGGCGGGGTCCAGGGCCGTGCGGTCCGGGTCGCCGGCGGCCAGCAGGACGGCCGTGGCGATGGCGAGGTCGAAGCCCGAGCCGCGCTTGGGCAGGCTGGCCGGGGCGAGGCCGACGGTGATCCGCACGCCGGGCCAGCGCTCGCCGGAGTTCGCGACCGCCGCGCGCACCCGGTCGCGCGCCTCGGACAGGGCGGTGTCGGGGAGCCCCACGAGGACGAAGGCGGGCAGGCCCGGCGCCAGGTGCGCCTCGACGTCCACCAGCGCGCCCTCGACACCGACGAGCGCGACCGCCGTCGTCCTCCCGAGCGGCATCAGGCCACGCCCCGCAGGTGCTCGACCGACGCCGCACCGGTGCGCCCGCGGGTCACCGCCACCACGTCGATGCGCACCTCCCCCGGGTGCACCCCGCGCTCGAGCAGCCAGCGCACCGCCAGCCGGCGCAGCCGCGCGAGCTTCGGGCCGGTGACCGCCTCCTGCGGCGAGCCGTGCCGCCCGGACCGGCGGGTCTTCACCTCGCAGACCACGAGCGTCGCGCCCTCGCGGGCGACGATGTCGATCTCCCCGAGCTCGCAGCGCCAGTTGCGCTCGAGCACGACCAGGCCGCGCTCGACGAGGAACCGGGCGGCGACGTCCTCGCCGTAGCGGCCCAGCCCGGCGCGCGAGCGGTCGCCGGGACTCCGCGCACCCCGCCCCGGTGCCAGGGCCGCCGCCGAGCGCGGCTCCCCGCCCCTCCCGCCCGGGAGCCCACCAGCGGGACTCCCGCTGCTGGTCGCACTGCTCGCCACCGCCACGCGGACCACCTCCGGGCCCGATCGTGGCGCTCGGCGGAGCACGGTGACCGGGTCCCGGGCGTCCCTGTGGAGGACGGCGACCTGCGACGCAGCTGCGCGCTGTGGACGACGCGCCCCAGCCGGCTCAGGTGCTCGGCGGGGGCTCCAGCTCGCTCTTGGCGAGCTCCTCGACGTTGACGTCCTTGAAGGTGACGACGCGGACGTTCTTCACGAAGCGGGCGGGGCGGTACATGTCCCAGACCCACGCGTCGGACATGCGCACCTCGAACCACACCTCCCCGCCGTCGGTGGTCCGCGGCTCCAGCTGCACCGAGTTGGTGAGGTAGAAGCGCCGCTCGGTCTCGACGACGTAGGAGAAGAGCCCGACGACGTCGCGGTACTCCCGGTAGAGCTGCAGCTCCATCTCGGTCTCGTACTTCTCGAGGTCCTCGGCGCTCACACCCGCTCCTGCTCTCGTGTCCCTCGCCCGTGAGGACCGGCGGCAGCCGGCACGGGGTCGGGGTGGGCCTCCATCGTGCCTCCGCCACCGCGTACGTGCTGGCGCGGCAGCGCCTCGAGGTCGAGCTGCTCCAGCTCGTCGGGGTACGGGTCCGTCCCGGGCAGCAGCGCGTCCGCCCGCTCCCCCACGCCGGGCAGCCGCCACGACTGCCGGTGCAACGGGCTCGGCCCGTGCTCGGCCAGCGCCGCGAGGTGCGCGGGGGCGGAGTAGCCGCGGTTCTGCTCCCAGGCGTAGACCGGGTGCTCCCGGGCGAGCTCGACCATCATCCCGTCGCGCTCGGTCTTCGCGAGCACGCTCGCGGCCGCGACCGAGGAGCAGCGCATGTCGGCCTTGACGAGGGTGCGCACCGGGACGTCCCAGGACCACGCCGGCAGCTCGTCCTCGAACAGCGAGGGCCGCGAGAGGTAGTCGTAGTTGCCGTCGAGCAGGACCCAGGAGAACGGCACCCGCAGCTGCGCGCACGCCCGGGTGGCGGCGACCCGCAGGGCGGTGAGGATGCCCCACGCGTCGATCTCGGCGGCGGAGGCGTGGCCCACGGCGCCGTCGAGCACCCACCGGCGGACCCGCGGCACGAGCGCGGTGCGCGCCTCCGGGGTCAGCAGCTTGCTGTCGCGCAGGCCCTGCGGCGCGGTGCGTGCGTCCTCGTCGAGGACCACGACACCGACCGAGACGGGTCCCGCCAGGGCGCCGCGCCCCACCTCGTCGACGGCCGCGACCGGGCCGGCTCCCGAGCGCCAGAGCTGGCGCTCGTAGCGCAGCGTCGGGGTCGTGGCGGGCACGGGACCAGGCTAGGGCAGGACGCGCGGGGCGGGCGCCTAGCCGCGCCCGTCGATGCCGGGCTGGGAGAAGGTGCCCGGCGCACCGAGCCCGCGCCAGTGGCCGAACGGCCACACGACGACGAACGCGCGGCCGATGACCTCGCTCTCGGGCACGAACCCGCCGCCCGGCTCCCCCATGTGCTCGCGGGAGTCCGCGGACTCGCTGCGGTGATCGCCCATGACCCAGAGCTTGCCGGCGGGGACCGTCACGTCGAAGGCGGTGTCCGACGGCGCGTCGCCCGGGAAGAGGTACGCCGACTCGCTCAGCGCGACACCGTTGACGCGCACCGCGCCGTGCCCGTCGGCCTGGACGTGGTCGCCCGGGAGGCCGATGACGCGCTTGATGAAGTCGCGCTCGTCGGGCGGGGCCACGCCGACCCAGCTGCCGACCTCGCGCACGGCGCGCTGCAGCACGTTGCCCTCGTCGGGGAACTGCGACTCCGAAGTGAAGGAGTCGGCGCCGTTGAAGACGATGACGTCGCCGCGGGAGATGGACCCGAAGCGGTAGGACACCTTGTCGACGAGGACGCGGTCCCCGACGCGCAGCGTGTCCTCCATCGAGCCGGAGGGGATGAAGAAGGCCTGCACGAGGAGCGCCTTGACGAGCATCGCCAGCAGCAGGGCGACCACGACGAGGACGGGGAGCTCCGCCCACGCCGGCAGGCGGCGCCACCAGCGGCGCACGGCACCCCGGGGGTGCTCCTCGGCGGCCTGCTCGTCGAGCGCCACCTGCGCGCCGGCCGCGACTGCGCCGTCCGGCCCGGAGGTCCCGTGCGGCGCCTCCGCGGCGGCGGGAGCCCCGCCCTCGAGCGGGTCGGACGAGCTCATGCGAGCAGGGCCTCTCGTGCGTCGGTCAGGAGCCGCCGGAGCAGCGCGCCCCGGCCGCTGGGCCGGGGCGCGGTGGCGCGTCAGCGAGCGGGAGCGCCCGAGGCGTCGCGCTTCTCCTTGATCTTCGCGGCCTTGCCGCGCAGGTCGCGCAGGTAGTAGAGCTTCGCGCGGCGGACGTCACCACGGGTGACGACCTCGATCTTGTCGAGGATCGGCGAGTGCACCGGGAAGGTGCGCTCCACGCCGGTGCCGAAGCTCACCTTGCGGATCGTGAAGGTCTCGCGGACGCCACCGCCCTGGCGGCGGATGACGACGCCCTGGAAGACCTGGATGCGGGAGCGGTTGCCCTCCACGACCCGGACGTGGACCTTGAGGGTGTCCCCGGGGGCGAACGCCGGGATGTCGGACCGCAGCGAGGCGGCGTCGAGCGCGTCGAGCTTCTGCACAGCTTCTCCTCGGGTGCCACAGGTCACCCTGGTGGGCGGGCGCAGCCGGAGCCGGCCCGGGATCGGTCAGGTGGTGCGCCGCTCGTCTCCGTCCGTGCCCCCCTGCGGCAGGGCGCGGCCGTCGAGCTGGTGGCGCGACGGACCAGTGTCGCACACGGCGGCGGGCTCCGGCGAACCCGTCAAGCGCCGCCGGGCTCCGCTGCCTCGTGGAGCACCTGGCGGTCGGCGGCGTCGAGCGCGCCCTCCGGCAGGGCGGCGAGCAGGTCCGGGCGCACCGCGGCGGTGCGCCGCAGCGCCTCGTCCCGGCGCCACCGGGCGACGGCGGCGTGGTGGCCGCTGAGCAGCACGTCGGGCACGGCGTGCCCGCGCCAGACGGCCGGCTTGGTGTAGGCCGGGGCCTCGAGCAGGCCCGTCTCGTGCGACTCCTCGACGAGGCTCTCGGCGTTGCCGACGACGCCCGGCAGCAGCCGCGCCACGGCCTCGACCACCGCGAGCACCGCGACCTCGCCGCCGTTGAGGACGTAGTCGCCGAGCGACAGCTCCTCGACGTCGTACGCCGTGGCCGCCTCCAGGGCGACGCGGGCGTCGATGCCCTCGTAGCGCCCGCAGGCGAAGACCAGCCAGGGCCGGGCGGCGTACGCGCGCGCCCGCGGCTGGGAGAACGGAGGCCCCGCGGGCGTGGGCACGACGAGCGTGGGGCGGACCCCCTCGGGACCGGCGGCGCGCACGGCGTCGAGCGCCCGGCCCCACGGCTCGGGCTTCATGAGCATGCCGGCGCCACCGCCGTACGGCGTGTCGTCCACCGTGCGGTGCCGGTCGTCGGTCCAGCTGCGCAGGTCGTGGACGTGCAGGTCGAGGATCCCCTGCTCGCGGGCGCGGCCGATGAGCGAGAGGCCGAGCGGCGCGAGGTAGTCGGGGAAGATCGTGACGACGTCGATCCGCACGCTCAGGCCCCGCCCTCGCCGTCGTCGAGCAGCCCCGGCGGCGCGTCCACGACCACGCGCCCGCCGTCGAGGTCGACGACGGGGACGATCGCCGCGACGAACGGCACGAGCCGCTCCCCGCCCGGGGTCTGCACCGCGAGCAGGTCCTGCGCGGGCAGGTGCACGACGTCGGTCACCTCGCCCAGGTCGACGCCCTGGGGCGAGACGGCGCGCAGGCCGACCAGCTGGTGGTCGTAGTACTCCTCGGGGTCCTCCGGCCGCTCGTCGTCGGGCACGTCAACGACCAGCCAGGTCCCGCGCAGCGCCTCGGCCGCCGAGCGGTCCGCGACGGAGGCGAAGCGCACGAGCAGGCGTCCGGAGTGGTCGCGGGCGTCGGCGACCTCGAGGGGACCGCGCTCGGCCGGGTCGGTCACGAGGACGACCCCGGGCGCGAAGCGCGTCCCGGGGTCGTCCGTGCGCGGCTCGACGAGGACGTCGCCGCGGATGCCGTGCGCGGGGCCGATGCGCCCCACGACGAGCTGCACCACCGCTGCGTCAGCGCCGCTCGTCGACGTCGAGGAAGTCGACGCGGACCGGGCGGCCCCCGGCGAGGGCGCCCAGCACGGTGCGCAGCGCGGACGCCGTGCGCCCGCTGCGGCCGATCACCTTGCCGAGGTCGTCGGGGTGCACGCGCACCTCGAGGACCCGCCCGCGCCGGTTCTCCCGGCGCACGACGGCGACGTCGTCGGGGTTGTCGACGATGCCGCGGACGAGGTGCTCGAGCGCCTCCTCGAGCACCTACGCCTCGGCGGGCTGGTCGGCTGCGGCCGCGGGCTCGGGTGCGACCTCGACGTCGGCGGCCTGGGGGGCCTCGTCGGCCTTCTTGGCGCCGCCGCCGCGCGGGGTGGTCGCGGGCGCGGACTTCTCGTCGCCGGCCGAGCGGGCGGCGGCGTCGAAGGCGGCCTTCTTGTCCGCCTTGGGGGCGGCGACCTTGAGCGTGCCCTCCTCGTAGGGCAGGCCCTTGAACTTCTGCCAGTCGCCCGTCTTGGACAGGATCGCCTGGACCGGCTCGGTCGGCTGGGCGCCGACGCCGAGCCAGTACTGCGCCCGCTCGCCGTCGACCTCGATGAGCGAGGGCTCCTCGGTCGGGTGGTACTTGCCGATCGCCTCGATGAAGCGGCCGTCGCGCTTGGTGCGGGCGTCGGCCACGACGATGCGGTAGTAGGGCGCGCGGATCTTGCCCATGCGCATCAGCTTGATCTTGACAGCCACGGGGCTGGGTTCTCCTCGTCGGACGCGGTCGGGCGCCGGCTCGCCGGGTGGGGTCCGGTCCTGCGGCGCTCGGGGTTTGCGGGGGTCCAGGACGCCGGAGAGAGGGCCAGCGCACGGACCGGTGCAGCCTGCGATTGTGCCAGACGCAGGGGCCCCGGCACCAGCCGGGCAGGTCACGCCCGCCCCGGCCCCCCCAGGACGTGCATGATCACGAGCAGGGTGGGAGGCGCTGGACGAGCGCCCGCGGGACCGCACGGAGGGTCAGCGGCGGCCGTACGGGAAGGCAGCCGCGGGTCAGCGGCCGCCGGGCGGGAGGAGGTCGCGCAGGCCCGGCGGCAGCTCGAACGGCGCGCTGCCCTGAGCGCCCGCGGCGGGCCCGAACGGGCTCTCCCCCGTGCGCTGCGGCTGCGCGGCCACCTGCTGCGCGCGCTTCGCGGGGTTGCCCGAGACCTTGCCGCCCTTGGCCTTCTTCTGCTGGGGCGCCTGGCGGCCCTTGGACTTCTTGCCGAAGCCCGGCATCCCCGGGATCGGCATGCCGCCCCCGCCGCGCAGCGAGCGCATCATCTGCTGGGCCTGGCCGAAGCGCTCGACGAGGTCGTTCACCGCCGAGACCGAGGACCCCGAGCCGCGCGCGATGCGCGCTCGCCGGGAGGCGTTGAGGATCCTCGGGTCGCGCCGCTCGGTCGGCGTCATCGACTGGATCATCGCCTGGGTGCGGTCCAGGTCGCGCTCGTCGATGTTCTCGATCTGCTCGCGGAACTGGCCCATCCCGGGCAGCATGCCGAAGATCTTCGACATCGAGCCCATCTTGCGCAGCTGCTGCATCTGCTGCAGGAAGTCGTCGAGGGTGAAGTCCTCGCCCTCGCTGAACTTGCGGGCCATCTCGGCCTGCTGCGCCTGGTCGAACGTCCGCTCGGCCTGCTCGATGAGCGTGAGCATGTCGCCCATGCCGAGGATGCGCGAGGCCATGCGGTCGGGGTGGAAGGCGTCGAAGTCGCCGAGCCCCTCGCCGTTGCTCGCGAACATCACCTGCCGGCCGGTCACCTTGGCGACCGAGAGGGCCGCGCCACCGCGCGCGTCGCCGTCGAGCTTGGTCAGCACGACGCCGGAGAAGCCGACGCCGTCGAGGAAGGCCTGGGCGGTGGTGACGGCGTCCTGGCCGACCATCGCGTCGACGACGTAGAGGATCTCGTCGGGCGAGACCGCGTCGCGGATGTCCGCCGCCTGCTGCATGAGCTCGGCGTCGATGCCGAGCCGGCCGGCGGTGTCGACGACGACCACGTCGTGCTGCTTGTCGCGGGCGTACGCCATGGCCGCCCGCGCGACGGCCACCGGGTCGCCGACGCCGTTACCCGGCTCGGGCGCGAAGACCACGACACCGGCGCGCTCCCCCACCACCTGCAGCTGGTTGACCGCGTTGGGGCGCTGCAGGTCCGCCGCCACGAGGAGCGGCTGGTGGCCCTGGCCCTTGAGCCAGAGCGCGAGCTTGCCGGCGAGCGTCGTCTTGCCCGCGCCCTGGAGGCCGGCGAGCAGGATGACGGTCGGCGGGGTCTTGGCGAAGCGCAGCCGGCGGGTCTCGCCGCCGAGGATCCCGATGAGCTCCTCGTTGACGATCTTGATGATCTGCTGCACCGGGTTGAGCGCCTGCGAGACCTCGGCGCCGCGGGCCCGCTCGCGGACCGCCGCGATGAACTCCCGCACGACCGGCAGGGCGACGTCGGCCTCGAGCAGCGCGGTCCGGATCTCCCGGGTCGTGGCCTCGATGTCGGCCTCGCTCAGCCGGCCCTTGCCGCGCAGGCCCTTGAAGGTCGCGGCGAGACGGTCCTGCAGGGTGGTGAACACGGTGGCGGCTTCCCAGGGGGATCGACGGCGGGGTCAGACGTGCGCGAGCGCGGATCCCCAGCCTAGCCGCGCCCGTCGGGCTCCTCCTCGGTGCGGAGGACGCGCACGCCGCGCTCCTCGAGCGCGGCGAGGACGGGCGAGCCCGACGGGGCGTCGGTGACGATGCCGGCGACCTCGGCGAGCGGCAGCACGGCGTACGGCGAGGCGGCGCCGACCTTCTCCGCGCTCGCGAGCACCCACGTCTCGGCGCTGCGCGCCGCCAGGGCCCGCTTCATCGCGGCCTCGTCCGCGTCTCCCGTCGTCAGGCCGGCATCGGGGTGGACGCCGGTGACGCCGAGGAGGAACAGGTCGGCGGAGTACGCCTGGGCCGCCTCCACCGCGGCGGCGCCGCAGGCGACCGCGGAGTGCTTGAAGAGCCGCCCGCCGATGAGGAGGACCTCGACGGCCGGGTGGTGCAGCAGGGCGGAGGCGATGGTCGGGCTGTGCGTGACGACCGTGCAGGCGAGCTCGAGCGGGAGCGCGGCGACGACCGCGAGGGTGGTCGTGCCGCCGTCGAGGACGACCACGCTGCCGGGCCGGACGAGGCGGGCCGCCGCCGCACCCACGCGGCGCTTGCTCCCCGGCTCCACAGCGGCCCGGGCGCCGTAGTCGACGACGGCGGGGGACGCGGGCAGCGCCCCGCCGTAGACGCGCTGGCAGAGCCCGGCGGCCGCCAGCTCGCGCAGGTCGCGCCGCACCGTGTCCTCCGAGGTGCCGAGCTGCAGAGCGGCCTCCTTGGCGAGGACCTTGCCGTCGGCGGCGAGGCGGGCGAGCAGCAGCTCCTTGCGCTCGGCGGCAAGCATCTGCACGTTCTCCCTTGTTGTTGCACGATGTTGCCGACTATCCTAGCGCCATGACGACCACCACGACCGACCGACCGCTGCTCGTGCTCATCGCCGGGCCGTACCGCTCGGGGACCGGGGACGACCCGGCACTCCTGGCCCAGAACCTCGCCCGCCTGGAGGAGGCCTCCTGGCCGGTCTTCGAGCGCGGCCACGTCCCGGTCATCGGCGAGTGGGTGGCCCTCCCGGTCCTGCGCAGCGCCGGCGCCACGGGCGTGACCGACCCCCTGGCCGAGCAGGTGCTCTACCCGACCGCCGAGCGGCTGCTCCAGCACTGCGACGCCGTGCTCCGCCTGCCGGGCGAGTCCCGCGGCGCGGACCAGGACGTCGCCATCGCCCGCGAGCGCGGGCTGCCCGTCTACGAGCGCGTCGAGGACCTCCCCGAGCGGCGGGTCGGGTGAGCCGCGCAGGGACGGACGTCCCGGACTCCCGCGGGCGTACGGGCCTCGACGCCGTCGGCCGCGACCTCGCGCGCAACC
This region includes:
- a CDS encoding DUF4406 domain-containing protein, translated to MTTTTTDRPLLVLIAGPYRSGTGDDPALLAQNLARLEEASWPVFERGHVPVIGEWVALPVLRSAGATGVTDPLAEQVLYPTAERLLQHCDAVLRLPGESRGADQDVAIARERGLPVYERVEDLPERRVG